Proteins from a genomic interval of Caulobacter rhizosphaerae:
- the virB11 gene encoding P-type DNA transfer ATPase VirB11, translating to MPSDTAVLDHYLAPLRPHLACDDVTELVINGPGEFAVERAGSWRWFQEPLLTSQWLRTLAVAAAAASAQDVNPERPLCSTVLPTGERCQIVLPPAAEEVSLTLRKASPIAWGLEDFAAAGLFDSAVRATSHLRADEMLLTSLRDAARWDEFLRTAVSSRRNILISGPTGSGKTTLAKALVQLIADEERLITIEDVRELVVPHRNAVHLLYAKGDQGLARVGPRDLLEAALRMRPDRILLQELRDSSAFFFLRNVNSGHPGSITTIHADSALLAFEQLTLLIKESEGGRDLAREDIRALLHTLIDVVVQMHRVGERYRITEVYFEPDRKRALAS from the coding sequence ATGCCAAGCGACACCGCCGTCCTTGATCACTATCTCGCGCCGCTGCGGCCCCATCTGGCGTGCGACGATGTCACCGAGTTGGTCATCAACGGGCCCGGCGAGTTCGCCGTCGAGCGCGCGGGTTCCTGGCGATGGTTTCAGGAACCTCTACTGACGAGCCAATGGCTACGGACGCTCGCGGTGGCGGCCGCCGCGGCGAGCGCGCAGGACGTCAATCCCGAGCGGCCGCTCTGCTCAACGGTGTTGCCCACGGGTGAACGTTGTCAGATCGTCCTGCCGCCGGCCGCCGAGGAGGTGTCCCTGACCCTGCGCAAGGCCTCTCCGATCGCATGGGGGCTGGAAGATTTCGCAGCGGCGGGCCTTTTTGATTCAGCGGTGCGCGCCACGTCCCACCTTCGCGCCGACGAGATGCTGTTGACGAGCCTGCGCGATGCGGCCCGCTGGGACGAGTTCCTGAGAACGGCGGTGTCGAGCCGGCGCAACATCTTGATCTCCGGTCCGACCGGTTCGGGCAAGACCACCTTGGCCAAGGCGCTTGTCCAGCTCATAGCCGATGAGGAGCGCCTGATCACGATCGAGGATGTCCGCGAGCTGGTCGTGCCGCATCGCAACGCCGTCCATCTGCTCTACGCCAAGGGCGATCAAGGCCTGGCTCGGGTCGGGCCAAGAGATCTGCTGGAAGCCGCCCTGCGCATGCGACCCGACCGCATCCTGCTGCAGGAACTGCGCGACTCCAGCGCCTTCTTCTTCCTGCGAAACGTCAATTCGGGGCATCCCGGATCGATCACCACCATTCACGCCGACAGCGCCCTTCTCGCCTTCGAGCAGTTGACCCTGCTGATCAAGGAGAGCGAGGGCGGAAGGGACCTGGCGCGTGAGGACATCCGCGCCCTGCTGCACACGCTGATCGATGTCGTGGTGCAAATGCACCGTGTCGGCGAGCGCTATCGCATCACCGAGGTCTATTTTGAACCCGATCGCAAGCGCGCCCTGGCCTCTTAA